In the Bos mutus isolate GX-2022 chromosome 10, NWIPB_WYAK_1.1, whole genome shotgun sequence genome, AAGGCTTTACCTTCTTGTCCTAataggaactgctgctgctgctaagtcgcttcagtcgtgtccgactctgtgcgatcccaaagacggcaacccaccaggctcccccatccctgggattcttcaggcaagaacactgaaatgggttgccatttccttatccaatgcatgaaagtgaaaagtgaaagtgaagtcgctcagtcgtgtccaatagGAGACTTTCTCCTAAAGTCATCAGAAGGATTAGAAGAGAATTATCAAAGGCAATGGTCATGTTTCACTTAAACCACAAACAGACACACTCACTAGGCCCTGTCTCTATGGGAAACACGTTCTCCTTCCCTTTTCAGCCTGGCACTAGACCAAAGGGATGGGTTGAAAGTCAGGAAGCTCCAGTCCCAGCTCTGACACTCAGTTGGTGGCCTTGGGAAGGGCACTTGCTCTTTCAGGCCCTCCAGCTCTTTCCTCTGTAAAGCAGAGTTGATTGAGATGATCTTAAAGAAACTCCTCTGCTCTGATTCTGTCATTCCAAAACTTTCTCCACTTAGGGTGATATGTCAGTCCCAGAAAGAACCCAATTCACAGAATCCTGCTTGGCTGGCTGGAACACTGAGAGTGACTGTTTTTCTAGCTTCAGTGAGAAACTCGACCACAGAGCAGAGAGGAATTAGCCTGACACCACAACCTTAATATTGATTTTCAGGAATGTCTGAGCTAGCCTGGAAGAGCAAGGTATGGACCCTTGACCTACTTTCTTTCAAGACTGGTTTCCTTTTGTGGTCTGATTTCTCAGAGTTTCAAACCAGAAACATGGGAATGTGGAAAGAATAGGGGCTTTGGAAGCTGAGAAGCATCGATTCAAAGCCTGTAACACTCCCTAGCTGTATGATGATGGGCAATTTCcttaacttttctgagcttcagtttgcttgcctattaaaaaaaagagttcataCCTCATAAAACTCTTATGAAGGAAAAACTGTATACGTATTTATTGGGGGACATAAAATGtatcattaaataaaatgtatctgcTGGGACCGAACAATTAAATGCCAGTAGTGTTTTTAAATATCTGAGGCTGTAGGAACCCTGCAATACTTGATTTACAGTATGAAATTTTTAGAAGGGCTAGCAGGGCACCCCCATGGTGACCTAGTCACCCACCTCCCACTTCTTCTGTGCCCCCTGTGCCCCCTGGGAGCAATGGCGCCAGCCAGAGCAGGATTCTGCGCTCTGTGGCTGCTCCTGTTGCTGGGGCTGTGGGTGGCCAAGGACCAGTCAGCGCCAAGCCTGGGAACATGACCCCAGCTCAGTGGTTTGAAACTCAGCATGTGCAGCCCAGACCTCAAGGATGCAACACAGCGATACACAAAATCAACAAGTTCTCTAAGCACTGCAAAGACTTCAACACCTTTCTGCATGAATCCATCTACTGCATGGTCACCACTTGTCAGACCCCCAACTTAGCCTGCAAGAATGGTCATAAAAACTGCCACCAGAGCCAAAGCCTATATCCCTGACTACATGTGAGCTCATCTCAGGAAGGTGTCCAGACTGCAGAAACAAGGAGAAGCAACTGGAGGCATTCTTCATCGTAGCCTGTGACCTGCCACAACAGAAGGATGACCTGAGGTACCACTGGTCCTGTACTTTTGGATAATGTTGTCTAAGGCCAAGTGTTCCCCTCACCCCAAGCCGTGCAGACTCCTGACACTGCGGCTGCCTTTTCCTCCCTTGAGTTCTTCACTAATCCTCACCCTTTTTGCAAATACCACTTCTCTCCCACGCAGCCAACTCCACATACTCTTAATTCCTTACGGGGTTTTGTGGATGCTCCAAATGATGAGGGAAGAGAGGTGATTCTCCTTAACCCTTCACTGCTGCTTACATTGTTTTCTGAGTGTGGATGCCCTGTGGCTCTTCAGGCACTAAGGCTCTTGGCATGGGTGGATCCAGGTTTTGTGGGGCTTATGGCACATGCAATTTTAGAGACCATCTTAAAGAAGAAGAACACAAAACTACAAATGCAAAGTAAAGTCAGGACCTTGGTAGAGCTGTGGTTGGACCATTCAGAGGGAACCCTAGGGGAGATCATTCAAGGAAGGAGGCCAGAAGCGTCTGTGCCCTGTTCACTGTACTGGACAAAGGAATGTGTCTGACTTTGCTACAATGAAAAACCTTTCTTTTCCTGATTGAGCGTG is a window encoding:
- the LOC102269285 gene encoding LOW QUALITY PROTEIN: ribonuclease 7 (The sequence of the model RefSeq protein was modified relative to this genomic sequence to represent the inferred CDS: inserted 2 bases in 2 codons) codes for the protein MKFLEGLAGHPHGDLVTHLPLLLCPLCPLGAMAPARAGFCALWLLLLLGLWVAKXPVSAKPGNMTPAQWFETQHVQPRPQGCNTAIHKINKFSKHCKDFNTFLHESIYCMVTTCQTPNLACKNGHKNCHQSQSXISLTTCELISGRCPDCRNKEKQLEAFFIVACDLPQQKDDLRYHWSCTFG